GGTACCAACCTATTTAGAGATCAATGATTATAAAAGACATGTATACACACTATGATAAACTTCTCTTCAGTGAACTAAATTAAAGTTTATTCTCACATATTATTGGattcttttattctcttataTAGAATTAGCATACTTTGAACTCACCATGTGCTTATTATTAATATAGTATAGGTTTTGATGGATAGGTCATAATTTATAtacccaattttttttaaattaattcgtATGTTTGATATTGTAAGTATAATAATAAACTCATAAAGAACAATTTACTTACTAAATTAATGAGAAACAatgttattcatttattttatatacTCTTACACATAAGCATtgacataattataaataaactattaatcatatttaagaattttcattgttttttgtGAGAAAGGAGTTGGATGAGGAGGGTAAGGAGATTATCCTTGCCCTAACCACCAATTTTTATGTCGCTCAATTTAACGAGTAGGAGTAAGATGGACCGATCATCCCAAGACCCCAACCTTATTCTCTAGGGAATTGGTATctgctaaaaataaaaatatttttatatttatttataaaataaaatccaaaaattttgttaataattttatgaaaattaaaCATGTCTAAAATTGAActacataagatgagaagactcCAACGGAGAAGATCCAAGTGTAAGAATATAAGATGCGAAAACATTACatctaaattaaaatcttaaGATGTCAAGTTAATGGGTTTCTTGTCTTATATACTATCTTCataataatgaattattttttaatttataaatttcaataatattattataaaaaataaataactacattaatttaattattttaattaattaattaagtgagatCACAATAGCAACTAAACTTAGTTCCTTCTAATAGAACAGAGAGAAATGTTTTGAGttcttatttattgtttatgatgCAAAAGCTGGTATGAAGTTACTTCTTATGATAAATAGGCCATAAATAAAGATTGAGATGAGTTTTCAACTGGAGATGGTCTTATTATTTGATACTTACTTGAGTATTTGTCTGATTACATAAAAATACAATGAATAAAAGACGAAAAAAATAAGTACAAATAAATTTGATGCACGTAGAAATGTAGTAGATCAAGAGTAAGGGAGAAATAAAATGATCGTTGATGATAAGTTATATTTCATATGTCATTCCAATCTTGAGAAGTCTCTTACGCGGAATAGCCATCAATTGGTTTCCTTGACGGAAGTTCTTTCTTAAGAAAGTGTAAGCATAGTTGACAATTATCTTATTGAGGAACGATGAATTTGGTTGAGCCACCACCTCTGCTTCACCAAGCATATACATCACACCTCTTTGCATTGCCATGTCGATGAAGTTGACCTCAGGTTCATCTAGGTGAATGAAGGCCTTGAGATTTTGTATTAACTGTGATTCAAACACGAGAGCATCTTCGAGTTTATCTTTGTAACCGCATCTAACTATGCAACGGAACATTCGATACTCTCTGGGCTCCAAATGGCAAAATAGAAACCTCTCCTCCAAAGAAACTCGACTGATAGGGATGACCTTGATAGAAACAAAGACAATGACTGAATGGATGGATGACATACAGGCTATGAGATGGGGGAATATCGGAGGAATTCCCTGCACAAGCTCAGAGTAGAGCAACCCCACCCCGGGAACTCTTCTTATGTCCCTATCCATGGCCAATTCCCCTATGTACTCACTGCGAACTTTATTTCTAAGTTCGAACATGTACCTCTCTTTGTGCACGTAATGCCAGATTCCCATGATCATCGTCAAGAACAAAGAAGACACAATTGGAATATAGCCTCCTTCCATAAACTTTGTTATCTGAGATGAGAAATAAATAGCCTCTATGCAGCCGAATACCAATAAGAAGATAGTAGCTTGCCATATGCTCTTCTTCCATATAACTACCATTATCAATGAAACCAGCCACGTTGTGATAAGCATATCCCCAATAACTGCAATCCCGTATGCTTGACTTATCTTTTCTGTGGTTTTGAAGGCAATACACATAATAATGCTTCCAATCATGAACATGTAGTTGATCTCAGGAATATACACCTGACCCTCGTGCTTAGTGGAAGTATGCACAACCTTAACTCGTGGAAAACAACCTAGACTCAGGGCCTGCGATATGATGGAAAATGCTCCTGAAATCATTGCTTGGCTTGCTATGATAGCAGCACCAACAGCCACCACAAATGTTGGCCAGTATATGGCATCTGCATGTATTGTTACATTGGACTTTACTAATTAATCATAATAACTACAGTAACTAAATTTCCTTCGATTGCTCAACTTACTTGGTAGACTTTCATAGAAAGTATTGCCCACTTTTTCAGGAAACTTTCGAAGAAATGCAGCTTGCCCAGTATATGCACACAATATTGCAGGACATGTAATAAAAGTGAAGCTAATCTGCGTCAATAATAACGATAATTTAGTAATCGTACTTCTTATATAACGCTTAGAAATTAGAATGTGATTAGATGACATAATAAACGTTGCTGTATGACCAAGTAAATATATTAGCAAAGTCCagcaaatcagaaaaaaaaaagcaagtttAATATAAGATAGATAGAGAAAATATATGCACAACACAAGTTTACATTTATTTACTTACTTGAATTGCTCGTACATTAAAGTGACCCAAGTCTGCAAACATGGCTTCAGATCCTGTGATTATATGAGTACTAATTAGAATTAAAGAACAATACAACTTAATTAAGGAGATTAATAAACTAGGAGCGAAACTGATTTtccaattaataataaaaataaaatgctttAAGTAAATATGCTATATGCCGACCTGTTATGCATAGAAAGACTCCACCAAGTGATAGCCATCCTTGTTTACCATTGCGTTTGAAgtaatcaattatatattttggattgaaagCACGCAACACTCCGATATCATATTTGAACAAATTATAGATACCAATTCCCCCTATGAGTAAAAACCATACTAAAATAATTGGTACAAATGAAAATCCCATTTTATCTGTACCGAATCTttgcaaagaaaatagaataattaagatTCCTATAGCGATTCCCACTGTAGCATCtgcgttaaaaaaataaaaaaaataaagattctaTATATACACATATTAATTGTGATTATTTTAATCACtcttagttaaaaaaataataaataaatattatgttcattaatatattttatatattttttgttgtattttttatcttttgtgttaaaaataattaataaaaaataaaaagataaaaaattcctatatcataaaaaatataaaaaaaatgtacactacaaaaaaataatacaaatattatttttttttattatgtaacaTTTAACCAAACCTACTCTGAGATTAAAAGAAAATGAAGTCATTGGTTTAAGTACCTTGACCGAGTGATTTACTGATCCCACTTACGGCAGAAAGGACTGCATGTAAAATGAACATCAtgtttatatatagatatatatagagagagagtaTATGgatctatatatatacacacctGACATTGAGGGAGTAAGAAAGCCGTCTCCAATGACCATGGAAGTTCCCAGAATGGTTGCAAGCAAAAGAAGAATACGAGCAAACTGACTGTTCTCAAGCATCTGCTTCAGTGTTTGGGATTGTTTGAGCTGACTAGACGGTAGTTCCAGCTTGTAGTTAGAAAGTTTTCTGTCCTCTGGTTGTTGATTTGGAATCAAACTCACCTCTACGTGTCTGCATATCAGCGAATACAATGCAAATGCTCCACCTACACAACACAAGTTTCATATATATGATGATGTGCAGCATCATCAAGATAAAACTAACACCCGTCAAACGCATGAGAATAAGATgatgaagtaaaataaaaatattttaactacATTTCATAGATAATGATTTTAGAGTATTACTTGCCACGCTTAAAATGATTATTGCAATACCAAGGAGTTTCACATaacaaattaagtaaattaattaaaaaatttagtaaaatcaaGAAGAGATCTTTATCCTCCTTTGTTCAAGTAACAAAAGTAATAAGGTTAAGAGTTAATAATAAATGTATAAGGTGAAACATCAAAAACAAAAGATAGGAAtgaattgaattaaatatttaaatgtgATATTGAGAAATTACCATTGCCGTTGTCGTTCGCCCATAGTACAATAAAGACATACTTAAGAAAAGGTATGAGCAGAATAGTATAGATGATGAGGGATAAGACGCCAAGAATATCTTCGTTGTTTTTTATTCCACTGGTAAAAATGCTGGAATACACATAAAGCGGAGATGTGCCGATATCACCATAAACAATCCCTATGCTTTGAAATGCCAAACTTAACGTAGTCCTCCAGCTAACCTAATAATGTcatattgtttatttatttatttatttataaaaaaaaaactacactaCACTATATAACAATGATATACCTTAGAGCCATGTGTTTCACTCATGGTAACACGTCCAGCTTCCAAGTTGATGAAAGAGTCCATGCGTCGGACTTTAGCAGAGGCCACCGTCTCCATCTCTTTATCTGTGCCCATCGGATCTGTTTCTCCGAACATCTCTTTTGCTGTACTGTCTCCCTTGCGGGtgtttcttctcttcttatatattataataatagaggaaatggTCAACCTCCTGCACAAAAGTCTCAATTTTGTTGACGTACGTAGTTCACGTTCATTTCTacattttaggatttttctttggCGAATAGGCGAAGACCCCATCAATGCGATTCTTTAGGCAAGCATATATGGTTGGAGGGCATGCAAGTGCTCTTTTCACTAACTTGATACATCGCCACATTTGGTTCCTATCATCTCCTATCTTAGTTCCCAAGAAATcggagaaaaaaaatttaataaagacTGTATCTATACGTACAAGACAACACCAAATAAAATTCAACTGTGTATTGCAATTAACTTCTGCGTTTTGACATCctttattgacttttttttttttaagagaacTTATGTCTTCGACCTGGTTTACTTCCAACTCTAACCATAATATAATTGATGAGACATATAAAACATGTTACCTCATCAATCACATGAATTGTGTTGGTAAAACTTTTCAGCCGCATACCATATATGCTGCATTACAACAAAATGTTTCTAAAAACatgcttttaaatattttaaaaaattatttggcaataatttctatcaataatatatattgttgataatggtaaaaaatattattagggTGCTctgaatataatataaaataagagaaattcttttttatggtaaaaaaaaaagaaaaattctttACTCCGAGCTTTTGAGATCAtaaggattttatttcttttataatgttggaataaattattttataatgtatattatcatcatcctcctattgaatcacaaaaaaaaaatatatataatatcatagtGCGGAAGCGTATCTTTACTAATAGAAATTAGAAAGTAATAGAAGAGTTTTTCTCAACTAAAATCTTCTGTATTTCTAATAGAGTGGCTAAATTATTGTAACTCCTCTCAAAATTACTGAGACAACTTTGGTATATTGAGAATCGAAACCTTAaaattactatttatatttgagcatgacatTCATTAAACTCTAAAACCCAAATAAAAACAGTATTTAAAGCCCAAAAAATAATatctgattttattctcatttaatttcaaataaaaaataattataacttatttaatttagcatttataacaataaataagaTCATCGTTAATATAAGTCATTtataggggtgttcatggttcagttttttcataaactgaactgaaactgcactaaaccattttaaatggtttagaaactgaacGAAACTACTTTGTCAAATAAGAAACTGGTTTTAAGCCAGTTTACAATACAGTGTACCAGTTTAAACCAGTTCGTAAAAATAAAACCAATTTAAACTGGTTTATAGGTTAAaactagttttaacttttaacatatataaaattagtttttacattttctctctccccttctctctctcccctactctctccctctctccccctctccctctctcccccttCTGTCTCCCCCAtctacctctctctctctctctctttttctctctttctctcacactctctctccttctcctcttcctctctctctcttcttctctccctctctctctcactcctctctcttttccttttctctctctccccccttcccctctttctcccctcccccctttc
This region of Arachis hypogaea cultivar Tifrunner chromosome 8, arahy.Tifrunner.gnm2.J5K5, whole genome shotgun sequence genomic DNA includes:
- the LOC112708501 gene encoding potassium transporter 5-like, coding for MFGETDPMGTDKEMETVASAKVRRMDSFINLEAGRVTMSETHGSKVSWRTTLSLAFQSIGIVYGDIGTSPLYVYSSIFTSGIKNNEDILGVLSLIIYTILLIPFLKYVFIVLWANDNGNGGAFALYSLICRHVEVSLIPNQQPEDRKLSNYKLELPSSQLKQSQTLKQMLENSQFARILLLLATILGTSMVIGDGFLTPSMSVLSAVSGISKSLGQDATVGIAIGILIILFSLQRFGTDKMGFSFVPIILVWFLLIGGIGIYNLFKYDIGVLRAFNPKYIIDYFKRNGKQGWLSLGGVFLCITGSEAMFADLGHFNVRAIQISFTFITCPAILCAYTGQAAFLRKFPEKVGNTFYESLPNAIYWPTFVVAVGAAIIASQAMISGAFSIISQALSLGCFPRVKVVHTSTKHEGQVYIPEINYMFMIGSIIMCIAFKTTEKISQAYGIAVIGDMLITTWLVSLIMVVIWKKSIWQATIFLLVFGCIEAIYFSSQITKFMEGGYIPIVSSLFLTMIMGIWHYVHKERYMFELRNKVRSEYIGELAMDRDIRRVPGVGLLYSELVQGIPPIFPHLIACMSSIHSVIVFVSIKVIPISRVSLEERFLFCHLEPREYRMFRCIVRCGYKDKLEDALVFESQLIQNLKAFIHLDEPEVNFIDMAMQRGVMYMLGEAEVVAQPNSSFLNKIIVNYAYTFLRKNFRQGNQLMAIPRKRLLKIGMTYEI